One genomic segment of Paenibacillus xylanexedens includes these proteins:
- the gcvPB gene encoding aminomethyl-transferring glycine dehydrogenase subunit GcvPB, whose product MIFELSSPGRVAYSLPECDVPRQAADTLIPREMLRSEAAALPEVFEVDVIRHYTALSRRNFGVDNGFYPLGSCTMKYNPKINEDVARYNGFAKIHPYQHESSIQGALELLYTLQNDLAGLTGMDAVTLQPAAGAHGEWTGLMMIRAYHEGRGEQRTKVIVPDSSHGTNPASATVAGFETVTIPSRADGLVDLDALRAAVGSDTAALMLTNPNTLGLFEKDIQEIASIVHQAGGLLYYDGANSNAIMGITRPGDMGFDVVHLNLHKTMSTPHGGGGPGAGPVGVKSRLVPFLPKPMVIKNDDGMYAFDREGDQSIGRVKAYYGNFGILVRAYAYIRTYGPEGLRRVSECAVLNANYMMARLAPYYEIPYPGVCKHEFVMSGRGLKQYGVRTLDVAKRLLDFGYHPPTVYFPLNVEECIMIEPTETESKETLDGFIDTMIRIAKEAEETPELVLNAPYGTPVTRLDETTAARKPVLNCACS is encoded by the coding sequence TTGATTTTTGAACTCAGCAGCCCTGGACGTGTCGCTTATTCCTTGCCAGAATGTGACGTTCCTCGTCAGGCTGCCGATACGTTGATTCCCCGGGAAATGCTCCGTTCGGAAGCAGCAGCACTGCCGGAAGTGTTCGAGGTAGATGTTATTCGACACTATACCGCGCTATCCCGTCGCAATTTCGGCGTAGATAACGGATTCTATCCACTGGGCTCTTGTACGATGAAATACAATCCAAAGATCAATGAGGATGTTGCTCGTTATAATGGATTCGCCAAAATCCATCCGTACCAGCATGAATCCAGCATTCAAGGTGCACTTGAACTGTTATATACGTTGCAAAACGACCTTGCAGGTCTGACAGGTATGGACGCTGTGACCCTGCAACCAGCCGCTGGTGCTCATGGAGAATGGACTGGACTTATGATGATTCGTGCCTACCACGAAGGTCGTGGCGAACAACGTACCAAAGTCATCGTGCCCGATTCCTCTCATGGTACCAACCCGGCAAGTGCAACCGTTGCAGGATTTGAGACTGTGACAATTCCGTCCCGTGCAGACGGACTGGTCGATCTGGACGCACTCCGTGCAGCCGTTGGTTCGGATACAGCAGCCTTGATGCTGACAAACCCGAATACACTTGGTTTGTTCGAGAAAGACATTCAGGAGATTGCATCCATCGTACATCAGGCTGGTGGCTTGTTGTACTACGATGGCGCGAACTCCAATGCCATTATGGGCATTACCCGTCCGGGTGATATGGGCTTTGACGTGGTGCATCTGAACTTGCACAAAACGATGAGCACACCGCATGGCGGTGGTGGACCAGGCGCCGGACCAGTCGGCGTGAAGAGTCGTTTAGTTCCGTTCCTGCCTAAGCCAATGGTAATCAAAAATGATGACGGTATGTATGCATTCGATCGTGAAGGCGATCAATCCATTGGGCGGGTAAAAGCCTACTACGGCAACTTCGGTATTTTGGTACGTGCCTATGCCTACATTCGCACCTATGGACCGGAAGGGTTACGCCGAGTCTCTGAATGCGCGGTACTGAATGCTAATTATATGATGGCCCGCCTCGCACCATACTACGAGATTCCGTATCCGGGTGTATGCAAACATGAATTTGTCATGTCTGGTCGGGGTTTGAAGCAATACGGTGTGCGCACACTTGATGTTGCCAAGCGATTGCTTGATTTTGGATATCACCCGCCTACAGTGTACTTCCCGCTCAATGTGGAGGAATGCATCATGATCGAGCCGACGGAAACCGAAAGTAAAGAAACGTTGGATGGGTTCATTGATACGATGATACGGATTGCCAAAGAAGCGGAAGAGACACCTGAATTGGTACTGAACGCACCTTATGGCACACCGGTTACTCGACTCGATGAGACTACCGCG